The following are encoded together in the Oceanobacillus zhaokaii genome:
- the murD gene encoding UDP-N-acetylmuramoyl-L-alanine--D-glutamate ligase encodes MKKLNDFPFAHVLVLGLAKSGTAAAKVLLANGKKVRVNDRNATKEDEVVIQLQELGAEVIVGGHPIEVLDEIEIIVKNPGIPYDNPVIVEAERRNIPVITEIEIAYSLVEGPIIGITGSNGKTTTTTLITEMLEKSQQPVKVAGNIGIVAIDAAQSLEKEESLVLELSSFQLQGIDKFRPKIAVLLNIFEAHLDYHKTLDNYVQAKCNIFKQQTSDDYLVYNADDNIITDAVRHAKAALIPFSTKKKLENGAWIDEEYIYFKDDKVISRDEVVLVGEHNIENILAAIAAAKLDGATNEGIRKVLSIFSGVKHRLQYIDTINGRLFYNDSKATNMLATQKALSAFMQPTILLAGGLDRGNEFTDLLPYLSNVKAMVLFGQTKEKLEDLGHQAGIKTIEFAGNVEEAVKKAYAISNVDDVILLSPSCASWDQYRTFEERGDMFIQAVHKLV; translated from the coding sequence TTGAAAAAATTAAATGACTTTCCGTTCGCACATGTACTTGTGTTAGGTCTAGCAAAAAGTGGAACAGCAGCTGCTAAAGTATTATTAGCAAACGGGAAAAAAGTACGTGTGAATGATCGAAATGCAACGAAAGAGGATGAGGTTGTTATACAGCTTCAGGAATTAGGTGCTGAAGTAATCGTGGGTGGACATCCGATTGAAGTACTTGATGAAATTGAAATTATTGTAAAAAATCCAGGCATTCCATATGATAACCCAGTAATTGTTGAGGCAGAGAGACGCAATATTCCAGTCATCACCGAAATAGAAATTGCGTACAGCCTAGTAGAAGGTCCGATCATTGGTATTACAGGGTCAAATGGAAAAACAACGACAACAACCCTGATAACGGAAATGTTGGAAAAGAGCCAACAACCTGTTAAGGTAGCAGGTAATATTGGAATTGTTGCAATTGATGCAGCACAGTCTTTAGAAAAAGAAGAGTCACTCGTTTTAGAATTATCTTCTTTTCAATTACAGGGAATTGATAAATTCAGACCAAAAATTGCTGTCTTATTAAATATTTTTGAAGCTCATTTGGATTATCACAAAACCTTAGACAATTATGTACAGGCTAAATGTAATATCTTTAAGCAACAAACTAGTGATGATTATTTAGTTTATAATGCGGATGATAATATAATTACTGATGCAGTGAGGCATGCGAAGGCAGCACTGATACCGTTCTCTACAAAGAAAAAATTGGAAAATGGTGCTTGGATTGATGAGGAATATATTTATTTTAAAGATGATAAAGTAATCAGTCGTGATGAAGTCGTGTTAGTTGGTGAGCATAATATCGAAAATATTTTAGCGGCGATTGCAGCTGCTAAATTAGACGGAGCAACAAATGAAGGGATACGTAAGGTATTATCAATCTTTTCTGGTGTGAAGCATCGTTTACAATATATTGATACGATCAATGGTCGATTATTTTATAATGATTCAAAAGCAACAAATATGTTAGCAACACAAAAGGCACTATCAGCGTTTATGCAGCCAACGATATTATTAGCTGGTGGACTAGATCGCGGTAATGAATTCACGGATTTATTACCGTACTTAAGTAATGTAAAAGCGATGGTATTATTTGGTCAAACTAAAGAAAAGCTAGAAGATCTTGGTCATCAAGCAGGTATAAAAACGATTGAATTCGCTGGAAACGTAGAGGAAGCAGTGAAGAAGGCATATGCGATTTCCAATGTGGATGATGTCATTCTTTTATCCCCCTCTTGTGCTAGCTGGGATCAATATCGGACATTTGAAGAAAGAGGAGACATGTTTATACAAGCTGTGCATAAACTAGTGTAG